In Dunckerocampus dactyliophorus isolate RoL2022-P2 chromosome 14, RoL_Ddac_1.1, whole genome shotgun sequence, one DNA window encodes the following:
- the ogfrl1 gene encoding opioid growth factor receptor-like protein 1 isoform X1 produces the protein MGNLLGHWRVKEPSTVEECDSTWGSDSESDEPAAEEDSGISESVSPAGSERAAEDNGDSSHKLTDSPESPPKMKRSFYAARDLYKYRHCYPNYKKSRQPNEFLNLRFYLNKIPLVPDGIYIEEILTRWRGDYDKLEHNHTYIQWLFPLREQGLNFYAHELTQDEIKEFQSTREAKRRFLAAYSLMLDFYGIKLLDKSGNVSRSSNWQERFHHLNESQHNYLRITRILKSLGELGYEAFKAPLVGLFLEESLHRNTLPNMQHSILEYFVYTIRLPATRRRLLRYARRHYRPAHAFLWGPPPKRSRFKGGDDGASVGAGSSGIRAPAPTPEPQRRGDKSFISSSACSGTLVSSHDAVVCHDVSAEGMNTYTGMDRLEGVLIMKGEGNKYAEVVPL, from the exons ATGGGAAATCTGTTGGGCCACTGGCGAGTCAAGGAGCCGAGCACCGTGGAGGAATGCGACTCGACGTGGGGGTCGGACTCGGAGAGCGACGAGCCGGCGGCTGAGGAGGACAGCGGCATCTCCGAGAGCGTGAGCCCGGCGGGGAGCGAGCGGGCCGCGGAAGACAATGGAGACTCATCCCATAAG CTGACTGACTCTCCAGAGTCTCCTCCGAAGATGAAGAGGAGTTTTTACGCCGCCAGAGACTTGTACAAATACCGCCACTGCTATCCG AACTACAAAAAGTCCCGGCAACCCAACGAGTTCCTCAACTTGCGTTTCTACCTTAACAAGATCCCACTAGTACCTGATG GTATTTACATAGAAGAGATTTTGACAAGGTGGAGAGGTGACTACGACAAGCTGGAGCACAATCACACCTACATTCAGTG GCTGTTTCCATTACGAGAACAAGGGCTCAACTTCTACGCACATGAACTGACTCAGGATGAGATTAAa GAATTCCAAAGCACTCGAGAAGCCAAGAGGAGGTTCTTGGCAGCTTATTCCCTCATGTTGGATTTCTACGGCATAAAACTGCTTGATAAGAGCGGGAACGTCTCTCGGTCTTCCAACTGGCAGGAGCGCTTCCATCACCTTAACGA GTCACAGCACAACTACCTACGCATCACTCGCATACTGAAGTCACTGGGCGAGCTGGGTTATGAGGCCTTCAAAGCTCCGTTGGTCGGCTTGTTCCTGGAGGAGTCCCTGCATCGCAATACCCTTCCTAACATGCAGCACAGCATCCTGGAATACTTTGTATACACCATTCGCCTGCCGGCCACTCGTAGACGCCTGCTGCGCTACGCTCGCCGCCACTACAGGCCCGCCCACGCTTTTCTCTGGGGTCCTCCGCCCAAGAGATCCAGGTTTAAAGGTGGAGATGACGGTGCTAGTGTGGGGGCCGGGAGCAGCGGGATCCGAGCACCTGCTCCCACACCAGAACCACAGAGGAGGGGGGACAAGAGCTTCATCTCCTCCTCTGCGTGTAGCGGGACACTTGTGTCTTCCCATGATGCCGTGGTATGCCATGATGTGTCTGCAGAGGGGATGAACACATACACTGGCATGGATAGACTGGAGGGGGTacttattatgaagggagaaggAAACAAGTACGCTGAGGTTGTTCCTTTGTAG
- the ogfrl1 gene encoding opioid growth factor receptor-like protein 1 isoform X2 gives MGNLLGHWRVKEPSTVEECDSTWGSDSESDEPAAEEDSGISESVSPAGSERAAEDNGDSSHKNYKKSRQPNEFLNLRFYLNKIPLVPDGIYIEEILTRWRGDYDKLEHNHTYIQWLFPLREQGLNFYAHELTQDEIKEFQSTREAKRRFLAAYSLMLDFYGIKLLDKSGNVSRSSNWQERFHHLNESQHNYLRITRILKSLGELGYEAFKAPLVGLFLEESLHRNTLPNMQHSILEYFVYTIRLPATRRRLLRYARRHYRPAHAFLWGPPPKRSRFKGGDDGASVGAGSSGIRAPAPTPEPQRRGDKSFISSSACSGTLVSSHDAVVCHDVSAEGMNTYTGMDRLEGVLIMKGEGNKYAEVVPL, from the exons ATGGGAAATCTGTTGGGCCACTGGCGAGTCAAGGAGCCGAGCACCGTGGAGGAATGCGACTCGACGTGGGGGTCGGACTCGGAGAGCGACGAGCCGGCGGCTGAGGAGGACAGCGGCATCTCCGAGAGCGTGAGCCCGGCGGGGAGCGAGCGGGCCGCGGAAGACAATGGAGACTCATCCCATAAG AACTACAAAAAGTCCCGGCAACCCAACGAGTTCCTCAACTTGCGTTTCTACCTTAACAAGATCCCACTAGTACCTGATG GTATTTACATAGAAGAGATTTTGACAAGGTGGAGAGGTGACTACGACAAGCTGGAGCACAATCACACCTACATTCAGTG GCTGTTTCCATTACGAGAACAAGGGCTCAACTTCTACGCACATGAACTGACTCAGGATGAGATTAAa GAATTCCAAAGCACTCGAGAAGCCAAGAGGAGGTTCTTGGCAGCTTATTCCCTCATGTTGGATTTCTACGGCATAAAACTGCTTGATAAGAGCGGGAACGTCTCTCGGTCTTCCAACTGGCAGGAGCGCTTCCATCACCTTAACGA GTCACAGCACAACTACCTACGCATCACTCGCATACTGAAGTCACTGGGCGAGCTGGGTTATGAGGCCTTCAAAGCTCCGTTGGTCGGCTTGTTCCTGGAGGAGTCCCTGCATCGCAATACCCTTCCTAACATGCAGCACAGCATCCTGGAATACTTTGTATACACCATTCGCCTGCCGGCCACTCGTAGACGCCTGCTGCGCTACGCTCGCCGCCACTACAGGCCCGCCCACGCTTTTCTCTGGGGTCCTCCGCCCAAGAGATCCAGGTTTAAAGGTGGAGATGACGGTGCTAGTGTGGGGGCCGGGAGCAGCGGGATCCGAGCACCTGCTCCCACACCAGAACCACAGAGGAGGGGGGACAAGAGCTTCATCTCCTCCTCTGCGTGTAGCGGGACACTTGTGTCTTCCCATGATGCCGTGGTATGCCATGATGTGTCTGCAGAGGGGATGAACACATACACTGGCATGGATAGACTGGAGGGGGTacttattatgaagggagaaggAAACAAGTACGCTGAGGTTGTTCCTTTGTAG